In the Nicotiana tabacum cultivar K326 chromosome 16, ASM71507v2, whole genome shotgun sequence genome, one interval contains:
- the LOC107808003 gene encoding putative calcium-binding protein CML25 has protein sequence MLEMDHFFFRTDLNSNKLEKMVEYSVSRIPIYPQKNFILRIPRDMGFTSRFSRKSKVSPNNEDPSPSVSSPINSPATRKELNEKELKKVFERFDANGDEKISASEVNSALSSLGNGLKTEELEKMFSKVDSDGDGLINFDAFLHCYRVLEDIVDSFSLFDVDKNGFITADEFQNLFMTALGEEYSIKECRKLISAGDTDGDGTISYEEFRVMMVSSRFGGGNAGRGRSNP, from the coding sequence ATGTTAGAAATGGATCATTTTTTTTTTAGAACGGACCTAAATTCAAATAAACTGGAAAAGATGGTGGAGTACTCTGTTTCACGAATCCCCATATATCCTCAAAAAAATTTCATTCTCCGTATACCTAGAGATATGGGATTTACATCTCGGTTCAGTCGCAAGAGCAAGGTTTCGCCGAACAACGAAGACCCATCGCCGTCGGTGTCGTCGCCGATAAACTCTCCAGCCACGAGGAAAGAGCTAAACGAGAAAGAGCTAAAAAAAGTGTTCGAGAGGTTCGATGCGAATGGCGATGAGAAAATTTCAGCATCGGAAGTGAATTCCGCCCTGTCTAGCTTAGGAAACGGTCTTAAGACAGAAGAATTGGAGAAAATGTTCAGCAAAGTGGATTCCGACGGGGACGGGCTCATCAATTTTGATGCATTCCTCCATTGCTATAGAGTTTTGGAGGATATTGTGGATTCTTTCTCCTTGTTTGATGTGGACAAGAATGGTTTCATCACTGCTGATGAGTTTCAGAACCTGTTTATGACGGCTCTGGGGGAAGAATATTCGATTAAAGAGTGCCGGAAACTGATCAGCGCCGGTGATACTGACGGCGATGGTACGATCAGTTACGAGGAATTTAGGGTTATGATGGTTAGTTCCAGGTTTGGGGGTGGAAATGCGGGTCGGGGCAGGTCAAACCCTTAA